A stretch of the Zeugodacus cucurbitae isolate PBARC_wt_2022May chromosome 6, idZeuCucr1.2, whole genome shotgun sequence genome encodes the following:
- the LOC105221306 gene encoding uncharacterized protein LOC105221306, whose protein sequence is MLRIMSNKVIARSEERRSCDQRRYNKNNSGNSFAIAVYAIVAILGSDLVAGVRGEECGQEEFTKCAEPLDMLHLTSELSIGAAKKDELLKLCNELKKGVRCIQSYTRRCMPLQQRNQFNKLYHGTNQFIRDLCNEGEFQDEYLKHAHCSEIAKKEFEGCANRYKETMVFLKPNKNQENHENITLNENIKTICCSINELVDCSEDAARKICGHDAAKFTRELVDKYANSLTKIYCEDFTRHPEMCHDGLSDDGVSRYQSQLGRAVVFIISGVVAALGAQIRIR, encoded by the exons ATGCTGCGCATAATGTCCAACAAAGTGATCGCCCGGAGCGAAGAGAGACGCAGTTGTGATCAAAggcgctacaacaaaaacaacagcggcAATAGTTTTGCGATAGCCGTCTATGCTATAG TTGCAATCCTCGGCAGCGACCTGGTGGCCGGCGTTCGCGGCGAGGAGTGCGGCCAGGAGGAGTTCACGAAATGTGCTGAGCCTCTGGATATGCTACATTTAACCTCCGAATTATCCATCGGAGCTGCCAAGAAGGACGAACTGCTTAAACTTTGCAA TGAACTGAAGAAGGGTGTTCGTTGCATCCAGAGTTATACGCGGCGCTGCATGCCGCTGCAGCAAAGAAATCAATTCAATAAACTCTACCATGGCACTAATCAATTCATTCGAGACCTGTGTAACGAGGGCGAGTTTCAGGATG aataCTTAAAGCATGCCCACTGCTCAGAGATCGCTAAAAAGGAATTTGAGGGCTGCGCCAACCGTTACAAGGAAACCATGGTGTTCTTGAAACCCAACAAAAATCAGGAGAATCACGAGAACATCACTTTGAATGAGAATATAAAAACGATCTGCTG TTCAATCAATGAGTTGGTGGATTGTTCTGAAGATGCAGCACGTAAGATATGCGGTCACGACGCGGCGAAATTCACACGTGAACTGGTTGATAAATATGCGAACAGCTTAACGAAG ATCTACTGCGAGGACTTCACGCGGCATCCAGAGATGTGTCACGATGGACTCAGCGATGACGGTGTGTCCCGCTATCAGTCTCAGCTCGGCCGAGCGGTTGTGTTTATCATTTCAGGCGTTGTTGCTGCATTGGGGGCACAAATACGGATTAGATAG